A genomic window from Triticum urartu cultivar G1812 chromosome 7, Tu2.1, whole genome shotgun sequence includes:
- the LOC125525022 gene encoding uncharacterized protein LOC125525022, translating to MATARPLGVRLLVGAEAPTPLQDSAEDAAAFLALPVSLLGKECLMDSAGNLYARVEALPRAGASAGEDALLRAPAGAVVVGSAQRLLALAGAMRVAERLAGRTAPADRAEPSTAADMDIDSGGDAVSSSHSGRDSGAKRRRGGGVDEAPCVLQRPAKRRILAWRVRRYRSLVAKAKATARRARIRAVRRRAPAWKCVQRQLARATLSCDGLHRWSPGGAGGGGGGAG from the coding sequence ATGGCGACGGCGCGGCCGCTCGGCGTGAGGCTCCTCGTCGGCGCCGAGGCGCCGACGCCCCTCCAGGATTCGGCCGAGGACGCCGCGGCCTTCCTCGCCCTGCCGGTCAGCCTGCTCGGCAAGGAGTGCCTGATGGACAGCGCCGGCAACCTCTACGCCAGGGTCGAGGCCCTGCCCCGCGCGGGCGCGAGCGCGGGAGAGGACGCGCTCCTCCGCGCGCCGGCGGGCGCGGTCGTCGTCGGCTCCGCCCAGCGCCTGCTCGCCCTCGCCGGGGCAATGAGAGTGGCGGAGCGGCTGGCCGGCCGGACGGCCCCCGCGGACCGCGCCGAGCCGAGCACCGCGGCCGACATGGACATCGACTCCGGCGGGGACGCCGTCTCGTCGAGCCATTCGGGCAGGGATTCGGGCGCCAAaaggaggcgcggcggcggcgtcgaCGAAGCGCCATGCGTGCTCCAGAGGCCCGCGAAGCGCCGGATCCTCGCGTGGAGGGTGCGCCGGTACCGGTCCCTGGTGGCCAAGGCCAAGGCGACGGCGAGGAGGGCCAGGATCCGGGCGGTGAGGAGGAGGGCGCCCGCTTGGAAGTGCGTCCAGCGGCAGCTCGCGCGCGCCACCCTGAGCTGCGACGGCCTGCACAGATGGAGCCCCGGCGGCGCcggcggtggaggaggaggagctggTTAG